The Betaproteobacteria bacterium genome has a segment encoding these proteins:
- a CDS encoding CysB family HTH-type transcriptional regulator → MTLQQLRYLSAVARNDLNISKAAITLGVSQPALSRQLQLLEQELAVELFVRNRKRLVRLSAAGSEIQALAERTLESAHAVLEAAREHSGEHHGSLTVATTHTQARYALPDVIRRFKQRYPEVQLSLRQGTPAEVSFLVASGNADVSIATEPLDPLAEVVLLPCYELQRIVLTPVRHPLLRAKRLTLERLAGYPLITYDYAFIGRSKTLGAFEAKGLRPTIVLNAIDADVIKTYVESGLGIAIVPAMAYDRKRDKALRAIDASHLFAPNTIHIGMRRNHYLRGYTYAFIEMFAPHLKRAVVEKALAGSATRRAPFR, encoded by the coding sequence ATGACGCTGCAGCAGTTGCGCTACCTCAGCGCGGTCGCCCGGAACGATCTGAATATCTCGAAGGCAGCCATTACGCTCGGCGTTTCGCAGCCCGCTTTGAGCCGGCAACTGCAACTCCTGGAGCAGGAGTTGGCCGTGGAGCTGTTCGTGCGCAACCGCAAGCGTCTCGTGCGACTGAGCGCGGCGGGCAGCGAAATTCAGGCCCTCGCCGAACGTACGCTGGAAAGCGCGCACGCCGTCCTGGAGGCGGCGCGGGAGCACTCGGGTGAACATCACGGCAGCCTCACAGTCGCCACCACGCATACACAGGCGCGCTACGCGTTGCCCGACGTCATACGGCGGTTCAAGCAACGCTATCCGGAGGTGCAGCTGAGCTTGAGGCAGGGCACGCCGGCCGAAGTGTCCTTTCTCGTCGCATCGGGTAATGCCGACGTATCGATAGCGACCGAGCCGCTGGATCCTCTTGCCGAAGTGGTATTGCTGCCTTGCTACGAATTGCAGCGTATCGTTCTCACACCGGTGCGCCATCCGCTGCTCAGGGCCAAGAGACTCACGCTGGAAAGGCTCGCAGGTTATCCGCTCATCACCTACGACTACGCTTTTATCGGTCGGTCCAAAACGCTCGGGGCGTTCGAGGCCAAAGGCCTGCGGCCGACCATCGTGCTGAACGCGATCGACGCGGACGTGATCAAGACTTACGTGGAATCCGGCCTCGGCATCGCCATCGTTCCAGCGATGGCGTACGACCGCAAGCGCGACAAGGCCTTACGCGCCATTGACGCGAGTCATCTGTTCGCGCCGAATACGATACACATCGGCATGCGGCGCAACCACTATCTTCGCGGTTATACGTATGCGTTCATCGAAATGTTCGCGCCGCATCTCAAGCGAGCGGTGGTCGAAAAGGCGCTCGCAGGCTCGGCGACGCGAAGAGCCCCATTCAGGTAA
- a CDS encoding succinate--CoA ligase subunit alpha → MSILLDRNNRVLVQGATGQMGTFFVEDARKYGTTIVAGVSPGREGTTVGADVPVFANVRIACAETGADTAIVFVPPALVLGAIIEAIEAGCRLVVATADELPVLDTIEIRAAARANGTAFVGPNSPGLISPGKAKLGFMPSFCYREGNVGVISRSGSLSYEGAKRLTRAGIGQSTVIGIGGDPVKGTTAAEALALFHADPATTAVLYLGEIGGSEEIFVAEYAARADAKPVAALIVGQTAPPGKKMGHAAALIGSKAEGHEAKIAMLRAAGVHVANGAGEVMAATRQALANARTANTKDA, encoded by the coding sequence ATGAGCATACTTCTGGACCGCAACAATCGCGTCCTCGTGCAGGGCGCGACGGGTCAGATGGGCACGTTTTTCGTCGAAGACGCGCGCAAGTACGGCACCACCATCGTCGCCGGTGTCTCTCCCGGGCGCGAGGGTACGACGGTCGGGGCAGACGTGCCGGTATTCGCCAATGTGCGTATCGCCTGCGCAGAAACCGGCGCCGACACGGCGATCGTCTTCGTTCCACCCGCTCTAGTGCTCGGTGCGATCATCGAGGCGATCGAGGCGGGCTGCCGGCTGGTGGTTGCGACGGCCGACGAGTTACCGGTTCTCGATACGATCGAGATCAGGGCTGCCGCACGTGCGAACGGCACGGCATTCGTGGGCCCCAATTCGCCTGGCCTGATATCGCCCGGAAAAGCGAAGCTCGGGTTCATGCCTTCCTTCTGTTATCGCGAAGGCAACGTCGGTGTGATCTCGCGCAGCGGATCGCTCTCCTACGAGGGTGCGAAGCGGTTGACGCGGGCCGGCATCGGTCAGTCCACGGTGATCGGCATCGGCGGCGATCCGGTGAAAGGCACGACGGCGGCCGAAGCGCTGGCGCTTTTCCATGCGGATCCCGCTACGACCGCGGTGCTCTACCTGGGCGAGATCGGCGGATCGGAAGAAATCTTCGTTGCGGAATACGCCGCGCGTGCCGATGCGAAACCGGTCGCCGCGCTCATCGTCGGGCAGACGGCTCCGCCCGGCAAGAAAATGGGCCACGCCGCCGCACTGATCGGCTCCAAAGCCGAAGGTCACGAAGCGAAGATCGCGATGCTGCGCGCGGCTGGCGTGCACGTTGCCAACGGCGCGGGCGAAGTCATGGCAGCGACTCGGCAGGCACTGGCGAACGCGCGAACCGCCAATACCAAAGACGCATGA
- a CDS encoding MmgE/PrpD family protein — MPTTIRRNQCASSLPFPPAAMPTSWDGSRPRSSPRGSPSWKSWTAFRYPSELDMNTPTDGKSIQAESPTARIAAIIAGITSESLDEQAFAAAKLLIADGIAVALAGSVEDAPQIVAAHVHDMGCRSQASVWSFGFKTTSAQAAFANAVSMHVLDFEPMSSPPTHALSPTLPVALALGEMLQAPGREIVTACAKGFEMQGRVLLASSHDRGALAFHTPGVVGVMGSAVAASHLLGLQPQQIQHALGIAASRCAGLSANTGSMVKCTHCGNVAIAGLEAGLLAKRGFTANPAIFEAKAGYVETFFPKHFDYEALFAFGRPYRFVDPGMAIKFYPSKYPTHFGIAAATALRKRIADPSAIERVHIDIPEIVDADRPRPRSGLEGKFSFQYTVAAALLDGRVGIDTFTDDRRFRADMVGLLDRIQLTRDPSRSRDTRNMQVEVSVVLRDGATHKEVCARPPGSWGAPIDRESHRDKLRSCLGVRLSDADAATLIELLDRLEQLEAGDIQRLMGLLRGPARPS; from the coding sequence ATGCCGACGACTATCCGTCGAAACCAGTGCGCTTCATCATTGCCTTTCCCCCCGGCGGCAATGCCGACCTCATGGGACGGCTCGCGGCCCAGAAGCTCACCGAGGGGCTCGCCGAGCTGGAAAAGCTGGACAGCTTTTCGATATCCCTCTGAGCTCGACATGAATACTCCCACCGATGGCAAGTCGATTCAGGCCGAAAGCCCCACTGCACGCATCGCGGCGATCATCGCCGGCATAACATCGGAATCGCTCGATGAGCAAGCGTTCGCCGCAGCCAAGCTCCTGATCGCCGACGGCATCGCAGTCGCCCTGGCCGGAAGCGTCGAAGATGCGCCGCAGATCGTCGCCGCACACGTGCACGACATGGGCTGCCGCAGCCAAGCGTCGGTCTGGAGCTTCGGCTTCAAGACCACATCCGCGCAGGCCGCCTTCGCCAATGCCGTCTCGATGCACGTGCTCGACTTCGAGCCGATGTCGAGTCCGCCCACGCACGCCCTTTCGCCCACGCTTCCGGTGGCGCTGGCGCTAGGGGAAATGCTGCAGGCGCCGGGGCGCGAGATCGTGACCGCCTGTGCAAAAGGTTTCGAGATGCAGGGACGGGTGCTGCTCGCTTCGAGCCACGATCGCGGCGCGCTCGCCTTCCATACACCGGGCGTGGTCGGCGTCATGGGCTCGGCAGTGGCCGCTTCGCACCTGCTCGGCCTGCAGCCGCAGCAGATTCAGCACGCGCTTGGCATCGCTGCGTCGCGCTGCGCCGGACTTTCCGCAAACACCGGCTCGATGGTGAAGTGTACGCATTGCGGCAACGTGGCAATCGCAGGGCTCGAGGCGGGGCTGCTCGCCAAGCGCGGTTTCACCGCCAATCCCGCCATCTTCGAAGCCAAGGCCGGCTACGTCGAGACGTTCTTTCCGAAGCATTTCGATTACGAGGCCCTGTTCGCGTTCGGACGGCCGTACCGTTTCGTCGATCCCGGGATGGCGATCAAGTTCTATCCTTCGAAATACCCGACTCATTTCGGCATCGCCGCGGCGACGGCTTTGCGCAAGCGCATCGCCGATCCGAGTGCCATCGAGCGGGTGCACATCGACATCCCCGAGATCGTGGACGCTGATCGGCCCAGGCCCAGGTCGGGTCTCGAAGGCAAGTTCAGCTTCCAGTACACCGTGGCTGCGGCGCTGCTCGATGGCCGCGTGGGCATCGATACGTTCACCGACGATCGCAGGTTTCGCGCCGACATGGTGGGGCTGCTCGACCGTATTCAGCTGACGCGCGATCCGAGCCGCTCCCGGGATACGCGCAACATGCAGGTGGAGGTGAGCGTCGTGTTGCGCGACGGCGCGACGCACAAGGAAGTGTGTGCGCGTCCGCCTGGTTCCTGGGGCGCGCCGATCGATCGGGAAAGCCATCGCGACAAGCTGCGGAGCTGCCTCGGCGTGCGGCTCTCCGACGCGGACGCGGCTACCTTGATCGAGCTGCTGGACCGCCTCGAGCAGCTCGAGGCCGGCGACATTCAGCGCCTCATGGGGCTGCTGCGCGGTCCCGCGCGTCCGAGTTGA